One segment of Cynocephalus volans isolate mCynVol1 chromosome 8, mCynVol1.pri, whole genome shotgun sequence DNA contains the following:
- the TEX38 gene encoding testis-expressed protein 38: MDSQQEHLSIPSEWVSLYFGFLGLCSVVTGGCIFFLHWRKNLRREERAQQWVEMMRASTFTYSPLLYWINKRRHYGMNTAINMGPPPAATKTDAEVQNPDPLCELDIPEGGSYAVQDRSPKVEAPVPLQPALQLAQQQPLPSPRPQPQASSPLPIPIFQEVPFALSLCNLPPMLNHSVSYPLATCPERNVHFNSLPTVAHGDHCFNAKPFASEL, encoded by the exons ATGGATTCCCAACAGGAGCACCTAAGCATCCCTAGTG AGTGGGTCTCACTGTACTTTGGATTCCTGGGGCTGTGTTCTGTGGTAACCGGAGGCTGCATTTTCTTTCTGCACTGGAGGAAGAACTTGAGGCGGGAAGAGCGTGCCCAGCAGTGGGTGGAGATGATGAGAGCCTCCACGTTCACCTACAGCCCACTGTTGTACTGGATTAACAAGCGACGGCACTATGGCATGAACACAGCCATCAACATGGGCCCTCCCCCTGCTGCCACCAAGACTGATGCTGAGGTCCAGAATCCAGATCCTCTGTGTGAATTAGACATCCCTGAAGGCGGGAGTTATGCTGTCCAAGACAGGAGCCCCAAGGTGGAGGCCCCCGTTCCCCTGCAACCTGCACTACAGCTGGCCCAACAGCAACCCCTACCTTCCCCAAGGCCACAGCCCCAGGCCAGCTCCCCACTTCCAATTCCCATCTTTCAGGAGGTGCCCTTTGCCCTGTCCCTCTGCAACCTGCCCCCCATGCTGAACCACTCTGTCTCCTACCCTTTGGCCACTTGTCCTGAAAGGAATGTCCACTTCAATTCCCTCCCCACAGTGGCCCATGGGGACCACTGCTTCAATGCCAAGCCCTTTGCTTCAGAATTGTAG